Proteins co-encoded in one Medicago truncatula cultivar Jemalong A17 chromosome 8, MtrunA17r5.0-ANR, whole genome shotgun sequence genomic window:
- the LOC25502752 gene encoding uncharacterized protein, producing the protein MKRASTFVSNVNKYLSHVKNVQKIDKLKVCFTFRSKGYGCNDLDEWIRFAVERNVEEIDLCLLEENHLSAHNDGSSYVFPCDMFGFKSFFNRLCLVHCVLAPQKPCYGFSTLTNLELFKVDLKSEDYIRNLLSSCDNIEWLSFSECYNMEYLKIEHSICKKLKYLKVNLCRQLKTIMLKSNSLETLEYVGSKVEFFFDTPKLKSFVGRVSESVAYRGENWLVCKLSTDLPLLENLFIECSCMGEVITNRFPTFQNLRHLEVIKVAIFRQDLSWIPFALNACPTLAKLKLHLRTYFTIDEEITYWLPRCPHNHLKEITITGIRGHSSEIAIAIYLLRNANSLEKMIVDPRQRIYLENGKFVHSEACEYWSRIGKNKVEFLLKQEISSLVELLIL; encoded by the exons ATGAAGAGAGCCTCTACCTTTGTAAGTAATGTGAACAAATATTTGTCACATGTTAAAAATGTGCAAAAAATCGACAAATTAAAAGTTTGTTTCACATTTCGCAGTAAAGGATACGGTTGCAATGATCTCGATGAATGGATTCGGTTCGCGGTGGAACGAAATGTAGAAGAGATTGATCTTTGTTTGTTAGAAGAGAATCATTTAAGTGCTCATAATGATGGTTCCTCCTATGTTTTCCCTTGTGACATGTTTGGTTTCAAGTCATTTTTTAACCGTTTATGCTTAGTGCATTGTGTACTTGCTCCACAAAAACCATGCTATGGTTTTAGTACACTCACAAATTTGGAACTCTTCAAAGTTGATTTGAAATCCGAAGATTATATCCGGAATTTGTTGTCTAGCTGTGACAACATTGAATGGTTAAGTTTTTCTGAATGTTATAATATGGAGTACCTGAAAATTGAGCACTCCATTTGCAAGAAATTGAAGTATTTGAAGGTGAATCTTTGTCGCCAATTGAAGACAATTATGCTAAAAAGCAACAGTTTGGAAACTTTGGAATATGTGGGAAGCAAAGTTGAATTCTTTTTTGACACCCCTAAGCTTAAAAGTTTCGTTGGTCGTGTGAGCGAATCTGTTGCTTATCGCGGTGAAAATTGGCTAGTCTGCAAACTTTCCACTGATCTTCCTCTACTGGAAAATTTATTCATTGAATGCAGCTGCATG GGTGAGGTTATAACAAATAGATTCCCcacatttcaaaatttaaggCATCTAGAAGTTATAAAAGTTGCCATATTTAGACAGGACCTGTCATGGATACCATTTGCTCTTAATGCATGTCCAACTCTAGCTAAACTTAAGCTTCAT TTAAGGACTTATTTTACCATTGATGAAGAGATAACATATTGGCTTCCAAGGTGTCCACATAATCATCTCAAGGAAATAACAATAACAGGAATTAGAGGTCACTCAAGTGAGATTGCTATTGCAATTTATCTCCTAAGGAATGCAAATTCACTTGAGAAAATGATAGTTGACCCACGTCAAAGAATTTACCTTGAGAATGGTAAATTTGTTCATTCAGAAGCATGTGAGTATTGGAGCAGGATTGGAAAGAACAAGGTTGAATTTCTTCTTAAGCAAGAAATTAGTTCCTTGGTGGAATTGTTAATCTTGTAA
- the LOC25502753 gene encoding SKP1-like protein 1A, which produces MSSTRKITLKSSDGETFEIDEVVAMESQTIKHVIEAGCVDDAGIPLLQVTRNILAKVIEYCKKHVEATSSEEKPSEDALNAWDTEFLKVDPYTLMKLTLAANYLNIKNLYDLTCKTIADMMKNKPPEEIRETFNIVNDYTPEEEAEVRQEHYQAFQWL; this is translated from the coding sequence ATGTCATCAACGAGGAAGATCACCTTGAAAAGTTCCGACGGCGAGACCTTTGAAATCGACGAGGTTGTGGCAATGGAGTCACAAACAATCAAGCATGTGATCGAGGCTGGTTGTGTCGATGACGCTGGAATCCCTCTTTTGCAAGTAACCAGAAACATCTTGGCGAAAGTTATTGAGTATTGCAAGAAGCATGTTGAGGCTACAAGTTCCGAAGAAAAACCTTCTGAGGATGCTCTTAATGCTTGGGATACTGAATTTCTCAAGGTTGATCCATATACACTCATGAAACTCACCTTGGCTGCAAACTATTTGAACATCAAGAACTTGTATGATCTTACATGTAAGACCATAGCAGATATGATGAAGAATAAGCCACCAGAGGAGATTCGCGAGACTTTCAACATTGTGAATGATTATACTCCGGAGGAAGAAGCGGAAGTTCGTCAGGAGCATTATCAGGCTTTTCAATGGTTATAA
- the LOC112417385 gene encoding uncharacterized protein encodes MIQEKMKSSQSRKKSYHDERRKDTEFQVEDHVFLRVNLVTGVERALKCRKLTPYFIGPFEIIEKVGAVAYRIALPPLLSNLHSVFHVSKLKKYVYDPSHVIQVDDLEVIDNLTVETWSVRIEHREVRRSRGK; translated from the coding sequence atgattcaggaaaAGATGAAATCGTCTCAGAGTAGgaagaagagttaccatgatgAGAGAAGGAAAGATACTGAGTTTCAAGTTGAAgatcatgtgtttttaagaGTGAACCTCGTGACCGGTGTCgaacgtgctttgaagtgtaggaagttgacacCATATTTTATTGGTCCATTTGAGATCATTGAGAAAGTGGGAGCagtagcgtatcggattgcgttgCCGCCGTtgttgtcgaatcttcatagtGTATTTCATGTATCTAAACTCAAAAAGTATGTGTATGACCCGTcacatgtgattcaagtggatgatttGGAAGTAATTGATAATTTGACCGTTGAGACTTGGTCGGTGAGGATTGAACATCGAGAAGTGAGGAGGTCAAGAGGAAAATAG